The DNA region CCATCGCCGACGGCCAGGCCATCGAGATCCCCGGCGAGTTGACGTTCTCCGTCAACCGGCGGCTCGTCGACGACATCGCGCTCGTCTCCGACGACGACATCCGCGACGCCATGCGGTTCGCCTTCGAACGCCTGAAGACCGTCGTCGAGCCGAGCGGTGCCACGGCCCTCGCCGCCGCCCTCAGCGGCCGCGTCGACCGCGTACCGCCCCGCGTCGGCGTCATCCTCTCCGGCGGCAACGTCGACGCCCGCCGCTTCGCGGAGATCTGCGGCACCTGACCCCGACCTGACCGGGCCGGGCGCGGTGACCGGACCCGGTCCCGGGCGCGGCGACCGGACCCGGTACAGGAGCCCCGCGCCCCGGCCGGGCGCTCACGAGCGCAGCAGCTCCGCGACCCGCTCGGCCGTCCACCGCCCCGCCGCCCCGGGGCACGCCGCGAGATACCCGGCCACGGCGGCCTCGTCCCACGCGTCCGCCTCCAGGAGCCCGGCGGCCAGCTGCCGCAGATAGCCCTCGGAGGGGGCGTTGAGGGGCACGTCCCCCAGCGCCCACGGCGCCGTGAACGTGAGCACCGGAAGGCCGTCGAGCGTCCCCGGGCACACCAGCGTCTCGTAGCGCCCCTCACCGAGCCGGGCCCGGCCGTGCCGCAGCGTCGGCGCCAGGTCGGGGCCCGTCCCCGGCGCGCGGTACATCTCCTGTGCCGCGATGTCGCGGAACTGCGCCGCGGTCACCAGATGGGCGCGTGCGTACACCCGCCCCCGGGCGTCGGGGTCGTAGAAGGCCCGGCCGCCCGACCACAGCGCGGACTCGGTCGCGAAGTACACGACGCCCCGCAGCTCCACCGGCACCGACGCCCGCGGCGGTCGCGGGTCCCGGCAGCCGGGCGAGGCCAGGGCGGCGCCGGGAGGCCGACCGCCCTCGATGTAGTGCAGCAGGCGGGCCCGCCGCGTGTTGGAGCCGTAGGCCGCGTACCAGACCAGCTCCGGCACGACCGCCGCCGACGGCTCCCCGCCGTCCCGCCCCCTCGCACCTGCCCGGATCGTCCGTACGCGGCTCACGTCCCAAACGACCCCTCGGGCGGCTCGGCGCCCGGCGGGACGCCGCACGTCCAGTCCAGGTCGTACCGCTGGAAGAGCTCGGCCCGCAGCACGTCGAAGGGCATCGGTGCCCCTGGGATGAGCAGCGCGAACACCGCGCCCATCAGCAGGGCGCGCAGCATCCGGTAGTCCGTCTCGGCCTCCGGCGACCCGTGCCGGGAGACCGCCTCACGCAGCAGGGAGGCGAGGCGCTGCTGCTCGGGGCACTGCACGAAACCCTCGGCCTGGAGGATGCCCGCCATGTGCGTGCGCATCAGCATCGGCTGGTCGCGGGCGAGGCCGAGGATCGCGTCGATGGCGCGGGCGAGCAGCTCGTCGCCGTCCTCCGTGCGCGGCTCCCGCTCCAGCGCGGCCTGCAGCGTCAGGTGCATCAGGCGGTGCACGGCCGACTGCAGGAGCTGCCGCTTGCCCGGGAAGTAGTAGGACACCAGGCCGCGTGCGGAACCGGCCCGGTCGGCTATGTCGCCGAGGGTCGTGGCCTCGTACCCCCGCTCGCTGACCAGCTCCACCGTCGCCTGCAGAAGCCGCTCGCGGGAACGTCGCCGCAACTCTTCATTGACCGATGGGCTACGCGGGGACATCCTGTAACTCCTGCGTTGACTGGCTCAGAGCCAATATACTCAGGACGACCCGGCCCTGGCCGTCATGGGCCGGTGCGGCCTGGGGCAGGCAACACCGCGGGGGAGTGTTGCCTGCCCTTGGGCAGCCGGGACCCGGTCCTTCGCGCGTCCGTCCGCGCTCTTCTCGCGGATCCGGCTCCGCCTCCTTACAGTGGGCGCGGGGGCTGAGGAGGCGCTTGGACATGGACCAACAGCAGATTCTGGCGCGCATCAGCGAGATGGTCGACGCCGAGAAGACCCTGCGGGAATCGCTCGCTTCCGGAGCGATCGACGAGACGACGGAGCGGGCCCGCCTCGGCGTCCTGGAACGCGAACTCGACCAGTGCTGGGACCTGCTGCGCAGGCGGCGGGCCAAGGAGGAGTTCGGCGGCGATCCCGACACGGTGCGGGCGCGGCCGGTGGCGCAGGTGGAGAACTACCAGTCCTGACGGCGGGGGCGGGCTCAGGCCCGGCCTCAGCGCGCGCCCGCGTTCTCGACGAGCCCGAGGACGGGCCGCAGCCCGTCGGGCCGCCGAGCCACCGGCAGATGCTCCACGAAGTGCACCGCGCAGCCCAGCGCGGCCGCGCCCCCCGTCCGCGTGCCGGTCGTCGCCCACCATCAGCGTGTCCTCCGGCGCCACCCCGAGCCCGGCGCAGGCCTGCGCGAAGAGCCGCGCGTCCGGCTTCTGCACGGAGTGCTCGTACGACAGGACGTACACGTCGACGTACGGGTCGAGGCCGTGCGCCCGGAAGACGGGCCGCAGGTCCCACCCGATGTTGCTGACGACACCCACGCGCACGCCCAGCGCCCGCAGCCCCCGCAGGACCTCCAGCGAGTCGTCGTAGGGCCGCCACGCCACCGGCGTCCGGTGCCGCTCGTACAGCGCGTCGTACAGCGCGGGATCGGGCAGCTCCACGGTGCGGGCGATGCCCGTGTACGCCGCCCGGTGCAGCTCCGCGCTCTGGTCGCGCCGGAGCCACAGGTCCGCGAGGTGCTCCGGTACGTCGACTGTCGGTGAGCCGCCCGGAAGGGCGCCCGCGCGGTCGAGCGCCGCCGCGAGCCGCGTCACCTCGTCCTCCGGCAGCGTCAGCCGGCTCGCGGCCAGGGCGCCGCGCAGCCAGGAAGCCGTGGACTCGATGCGGAACAGCGTCCCGGAGAAGTCGAAGAGCACGCCCTTGATCGCCATGGGAGCGATCCTCCGGGAACGGGCGAACGAGGGTCAAGGACGCACCGCTCCGCAGCCGTCACGGACGCGGGACGCGGTCCGGGCGCTGCTCCCCGGGCACGAAGCGCTCGTACGCCATCACGGCCACCGCCACCGTGAGACCCCCGAGCAGCATCCCCTCGACGACGTCCGAGGCCCAGTGGACACCGAGCCACACGCGCGTGAAGCCCACCCCCACCACGGACACCACGGCGACGACGAGCCCCGCGCACCACACCAGGGCCCCGGCGCCGTACAGCCGCAGCAGCCACAGCATCAGGAGGCACACCACGGTCGCGGTCATCGCGTGCCCCGAGGGGAACGCCGCGAAGTGCGCGGAGTCCACCGGGTCCGGCCACTCGGGCCGCTCCCGCCCCACCGCGGCCTTCATGCCCTGCTGCACCAGCGTGCCCACCAGGGTGGTGGCCGCGAGCCAGCCCGCGAGCCACCACGCGCGCCGCGTCACGAGCCACAGCACGACGACGGTGACAAGGGCGCGCATCGTCCACGGGTCCCACACCCAGTCCGTCAGGACGCGCGCGGTCCGCGTCAGTCCCGCGTGCCCGACCGCCCAGCGGTGGGTGGTCCGCGCGATGTCGTCGTCCAGGCCCACCAGCGGGCGCCACTCGGCGGCGACGAGGACGAGCAGCAGCACGGAAGGGACGGCGAGGAACAGGGCGGCGCGCGGGGCACGGGTGGCGCGCCGGGTCGCCGCGGGCGGTGCGGAAGGCATGCCTCGATCCTGGCGGATGGAGGGCGGCGGCACCTAACCGAGGGCGCGGAGTGCCGGGACGAAGGCCACGAGCAGGGGCACGACCGGGACGAGCGCCGCGGCCGCCGTCAGCCGCAGCCGGCGCCCCGCCGTGAGCCGGGGGCGGGCCGAGAGCAGCCGGTGCACGCGCTGCGGCACATGGGCCTGCGGGGTCGGGCAGGGCCCGAACACGCCCCGCTCCTCGTTGAGTTCGACCAGAGCGAGGGCGATGGTGAGCCGCCCGAAGCGGCGCGAGGCCACGTCGTCGGCGGCGAGCTCCACCAGGCGGTGCATCTCGTCGCGGAACGCGGCGAACACCGGGACCTGCGGGAAGCCCGCGGCGAGCGCGCCCGAGCAGTGCAGCAGCCAGTCGTGCCTGGCCTGCGCGTGACCCTGCTCGTGGGCGAGCACCGCATCCAGCTGACGGCCCTTCAGGCGGCGCAACGCGGCCGTGGTGATGACCAGTTGGGGCGCAGCGCCGGGCAGCCACCAGGCGTCGGGGCGCTCGCCCTCGAGGACCACGAGCCGGTCGGCGCCGGGCTCCTCGCCGGGCAACAGCGGTGCCCGCACGACGAGTTCGGCCCGCCGCTTGGCGCGCCGGGCGCGGGCCCTCGCGATCTCCCGGGTGAGCATCGCGGCGGTCCACACGCCGCCGCACGCGAGCGCCACCGCCGTCACGGCCGCCCACGGGGTCGCTCCGAGCGCGTACGCCTCCACGACGCCGCGCGGCGCGGGCGCGAACAGGTGCCCGCGCACCGCCTGCCAGGCGGAGGCGGCGCTGAACGTCATCGAAAGGGCGCAGCACAGCAGGACACCCGCCACCACGCACTGCCAAGCCCACAGCGCGACCACCGGTTCGCGCTCCACCCAGTCGGCCCTCGCGAGCAGTCTGGGGGCGACGACGGCGGTCAGCGCGGCAAGGAGCAACAGCGCGACGGGGACCATCATGGGTCAACCCTATGAGGGGCGCGCCACGCGGGGGTATGGGCAGCCACCGCAAGTGACGTACGCCACGACGGAATCAGGTGCCCCGCGCCACCGCGGAGCCCGGCGTCCCGGGCCCCGCGGCACGGCCCGTCCTGCCCGGGGCGCCCCTCACGACATCAGCACCAGCATCGCCAGCATCCCCATGCTCATCGCGAGGCGGCACACCCGCACCAGCTCCGGTCGGTCGGCCCACCCCCCGGGCCCGCCGCCCCCGCCCGCGACTCCCTCGCCCGCGGCCCCCTCGCCCACGGCCACCACCGCCCCCGTCGGCGCGAGGCGCGCGCCCGAGAGCAGGACGTGCCCGGCGAAGTACAGGAGCAGCGCGCCCGTCACCACCGGCACGCCCGTGCCGCCGTGACCGGCGTGGCCGCCCGGCGCCGCCACCATCGCCGCCGACATGTACACCATGGCCAGCGCGCCCACGACGTGGTGCAGATGCCGCGGCGCACGCAGCGCGGGCCACGCCATCCACAGGCCTGCGGCGGCGAACACCGCCGCGTACCCGAGCCACACGCCGCGCGGCGGCTGCACCACCGTGGCGGGCAGCGCCATCACCGCCATGCCGAATCCCATCAGCGCCTCGCCGCCCGCGGTGCGCCGCTGTTCCTCGACGCGGCTGCGCATCCGCAGCAGGCAGTAGGCGCCGCTCCCCGCGCAGAGCGTCACGAGCAGCCAGCTCGCCGACCCCGGTCCGTGCACCTGAGCACCTCCTCGATCGACGTCACGCCGTCGTCGGGTCGATGCCCGGCCCCGGGTCGGCGTACGGGAGCGCACAGAGGTACGGCGGGAGCACAACGTGGGCGCGCGTCGCCGCCGGGCGTGCTCGCGGGCGCGCGGGACGGGAGACGGTGGTGGGGCGGGTGTCCTCAGGGGCGGTAGCGCAGCGGATGGTCCTCCGGGATCTCCACGACGGCGATCCGGGTGCCGTCCGGGTCCGCGATCCACATCTCGATCAGGCCCCACGGCTCCCGCACCGGCGGCCGCAGGACCTCCACGCCGCGCGCCGAGAGCTCCTCGTGGGCGGCCGCCACGTCCGCGACCTGGAGCCACAGCCGGACGGCGGGGGACGGGGGCGCGTCGGAACGGCCGGACAGTTCGAGGAAGCCACCGCCGAGGAAGTAGACCGTGCCGCGCCCGGAGCCCGTGCTGAACTCGCGGTACACCGCAAGGCCCAGATCACGGCCGTAGAACGCCCGGGAGCGCTCGATGTCGGTGGGCGCCAGGAGGATCCTGCTGCTGAGTACGTGCACCATGGGGCGGCACGTTAGCGCCGGGTTACCCTCGGCGGTGCGCGCGGTGGTGCGGGAGTGGCGCCGCCGCCGTACGGAAACCCGCCGCAGCCGGGGCCCGGCACGTGCCGCGGCCTCCGGAGATCGGAGACACGCGTCCATGCACACCGCACCGCGCCACAGGACCCACGGCGACCCGACGTTCCGGGACGCCACCGCGGACGACGTCGACGCGCTGGTCGCGCTCATCGAGTCGGCGTACCGCGGGGACGACAGCCGGGCCGGGTGGACGACGGAGGCGGACATCCTCGAAGGGCAGCGCACCGACCCCGAGGGCGTCGTCGCGGTCATCGAGAAGCCCGGCAGCAAACTGCTCGCCGTCGAGCTCGACGGCCGTGTGGTCGCCTGCTGCCAGCTGGAACACCGGGGCGAGCACGCCTACTTCGGGATGTTCGCGGTCAGTCCGGCGCTCCAGGGCGCGGGCCTCGGCAAGGTGATCATGGCGGAGGCGGAGCGGATCGCGCGCGAGGCGTGGGGAGCGCGCGAGATGCACATGACCGTGATCTCGGTGCGCGACGAACTCATCGCCTGGTACGAGCGGCGCGGCTACCGCCGTACGGGAAAGATGAGCCCCTTCCCGTACGGCGACGAGCGCTTCGGCATCCCGCAACGCGACGACCTGCAGTTCGAGCTGTTGGTGAAGGAGATCGGCTGAGCGGGGCCCCGGGGAGCGGGGGCGGGCGCGCGCGGGGCGTCAGGCGGTGAAGCGGCCCGTGCGCTTGATCTCCGGGTAGTCCGTCGTGGCGCCGTCCAGTTGCAGGGCGCGCACCAGGCGCAGATCGTCCTGGGTGTTCACGACCCAGCCGATGATCCGCAGGTCGGCCTTGCGCGCGTGCTCCACGATCTCCAGCGTCAGGCGCCGGATGTTCAGGACGAGGGTGGTGGCACCCACCGCGGTGGCGCGCTCCACGACGTCCGTGCCGTAGCGGCTGGCCACGAGCGCGGTCCGCACACCGGGGACGAGCCGGGCGATCTCGGCGATGGCCTCGTCGTGGAAGGAGAGCACCTCCACCCGGCCGGTCAGATCGCGCGCGTGCATGACGTCGGCGAGCGCGCGGGCCGCCGCGACATCCTTGATCTCGGCCTGCAGCGGCGCCTTCACGGCGTCGAGGACCTCTTCGAAGACGGGGATCCGCTCGCCCTTGCCCGCGTCCAGGTCGCGGAGCTCGGCCAGGGTCTTGTCGGCGATGGCGCCCCTGCCGTCGGTCGTGCGGCCCACGTCCGCGTCGTGCATGACGACGAGGGCGCCGTCCTTGCTGAGGTGCAGGTCGAGTTCGATGATGTCGAGGCCCGCGGCTTGGGCGGCGACGAACGAACGCAGGGTGTTCTCGGGTTCGACCCCCATGACACCGCGATGACCGATGGTGAGGAAGTTCAAGGTTCACTCGCTTCCGTCGACGGCGGCTCGGCTCCGCGCGGCTCGGCGGCTCATGACCACGCGGCAAGGCGCAGCCTAATGGCCCGCCTCCGCGATGGGACCGTCCCTGCGCGGCGGAGTGGAGTCGTCCGGTCTGGTTCCGACGATGCCCAGGATGAGTCCGGTGATGAGGGCGGCGACAAGTACGGCGCGGGTGCTCAAGGGTTCGCGGCCTCTCTCGGGCGGAGTCGGCTGACCCGGCCGTCCTACCGCCGCGGAGGCCCCGATCGCGAGCGGTCTCACCCGTGGGTGGGCGCGTCGCCCGGGCGTTGACCCGGGCCTTTTGTGAGGGCCCCCGGGATGCCGTCGAGGTCGGTGAGCAGCGCCTCGGCCAGCTCCAGTTCGCCCTCCAGATGGCGGGCGCTCCAGCGCAGGGCGATCTGCGGATGGGCCCAGGCCTCGACGCCCCGGGCCCGCTCCAGGGCGTCGCGGACCTCGGCGAGCTCGTCCCGGGTGCGCGCGATGTGCTCGGCCACCATGGCCCGAAGACCGGCCGGTTCGGTGAGGTGGCCGAGCCAGACCCGCAGCAGCAGCGGATGCTTCAGGACCGGCGGCCCGGCGTCCTGCCCGCCCACCGCCCAGCCCGCGAGCGCCGCCCGGCCCGCGTCCGTGATGGCGTACGCCCGTCTCGCGCGCGGTTCCTCAGGACCTGAGCGGCGCGAGGAGGCGTACCCCAGCGCCTCCAGACGGCGCAGCTCGGCGTAGATCTGGCTGATGGCCGGCGACCAGTAGAAGAAGCGCAGCGAGGAGTCGGCCCACTTCTTCAGCTCGTAGCCGGTCCGCTCGCCCGGGAAGGACAGCAGCCCGAGCACGGCCCAGGCGGTCGGCGGCAGCGGGACGGGCGGGGGCGACGGGGTCGGGAGCGGGGCTGCCATGAGCCGCATTGAAGTGAACGGCCGGTGCCCGCGCAAGGGTCAGCCCGCGTGCTCGGCTGCAAGGGTCAGCCCGCGTGCTCGGCGAGCGCCTTCGTGCGTGCCTCCGCCTTCGCGTCCACGGCGTACTGGTCCACGTACTCCTGCCCGGAGAGCACCAGGATCGCGTACATGATCTCGTCCGTCACGGCCCGCAGCGCGGCCCGCTGGTCCTGCATGCCCGCGTAGCGGGAGAAGTCGAGCGGCTCGCCGAAGCGCAGCGTCAGGGGCACGAGGCTCGGCACCCTGCGCCCCGCGGGCTGTGCCTCGAACGTGCCGATGATCGCGCAGGGAACCACGGGCGCACCCGTCCTCAGCGCCATCGCCGCCACCCCCACCCGGCCCTTGTACAGGCGGCCGTCGTGCGAGCGCGTCCCCTCCGGGAAGATCCCGAGCAGTCCGCCGCCGCGCAGCACCGCGAGCCCCGACTCGACCCCCGCCCGCCCGGCCCCGTTCCCGGACCGGTCCACCGGGATCGCCCCGATGCCCCGGAAGAACGCGGCGGCGAGACGGCCCCTGAGCCCCCTGCCGGTGAAGTACTCCATCTTCGCGAGGAAGTTGATGCGCCGCCTCAGCGTCACCCCCAGCAGGAACTGGTCGCAGAACGACTGGTGGTTGCCCGCGATGATCGCCCCGCCCGCGGCGGGCACGTGCCCGAGCCCTTCGATCCGCGGCCGGTACAGCCACCGCAGCAGCGGGACGAGCACGACGCACTTGAACAAGCGGTAGAACATGCC from Streptomyces flavofungini includes:
- a CDS encoding DUF5134 domain-containing protein, with the protein product MHGPGSASWLLVTLCAGSGAYCLLRMRSRVEEQRRTAGGEALMGFGMAVMALPATVVQPPRGVWLGYAAVFAAAGLWMAWPALRAPRHLHHVVGALAMVYMSAAMVAAPGGHAGHGGTGVPVVTGALLLYFAGHVLLSGARLAPTGAVVAVGEGAAGEGVAGGGGGPGGWADRPELVRVCRLAMSMGMLAMLVLMS
- a CDS encoding histone deacetylase, which codes for MPELVWYAAYGSNTRRARLLHYIEGGRPPGAALASPGCRDPRPPRASVPVELRGVVYFATESALWSGGRAFYDPDARGRVYARAHLVTAAQFRDIAAQEMYRAPGTGPDLAPTLRHGRARLGEGRYETLVCPGTLDGLPVLTFTAPWALGDVPLNAPSEGYLRQLAAGLLEADAWDEAAVAGYLAACPGAAGRWTAERVAELLRS
- a CDS encoding PadR family transcriptional regulator, whose translation is MAAPLPTPSPPPVPLPPTAWAVLGLLSFPGERTGYELKKWADSSLRFFYWSPAISQIYAELRRLEALGYASSRRSGPEEPRARRAYAITDAGRAALAGWAVGGQDAGPPVLKHPLLLRVWLGHLTEPAGLRAMVAEHIARTRDELAEVRDALERARGVEAWAHPQIALRWSARHLEGELELAEALLTDLDGIPGALTKGPGQRPGDAPTHG
- a CDS encoding TetR/AcrR family transcriptional regulator — protein: MSPRSPSVNEELRRRSRERLLQATVELVSERGYEATTLGDIADRAGSARGLVSYYFPGKRQLLQSAVHRLMHLTLQAALEREPRTEDGDELLARAIDAILGLARDQPMLMRTHMAGILQAEGFVQCPEQQRLASLLREAVSRHGSPEAETDYRMLRALLMGAVFALLIPGAPMPFDVLRAELFQRYDLDWTCGVPPGAEPPEGSFGT
- a CDS encoding phosphatase PAP2 family protein — translated: MPSAPPAATRRATRAPRAALFLAVPSVLLLVLVAAEWRPLVGLDDDIARTTHRWAVGHAGLTRTARVLTDWVWDPWTMRALVTVVVLWLVTRRAWWLAGWLAATTLVGTLVQQGMKAAVGRERPEWPDPVDSAHFAAFPSGHAMTATVVCLLMLWLLRLYGAGALVWCAGLVVAVVSVVGVGFTRVWLGVHWASDVVEGMLLGGLTVAVAVMAYERFVPGEQRPDRVPRP
- a CDS encoding DUF2630 family protein, yielding MDQQQILARISEMVDAEKTLRESLASGAIDETTERARLGVLERELDQCWDLLRRRRAKEEFGGDPDTVRARPVAQVENYQS
- a CDS encoding lysophospholipid acyltransferase family protein codes for the protein MFYRLFKCVVLVPLLRWLYRPRIEGLGHVPAAGGAIIAGNHQSFCDQFLLGVTLRRRINFLAKMEYFTGRGLRGRLAAAFFRGIGAIPVDRSGNGAGRAGVESGLAVLRGGGLLGIFPEGTRSHDGRLYKGRVGVAAMALRTGAPVVPCAIIGTFEAQPAGRRVPSLVPLTLRFGEPLDFSRYAGMQDQRAALRAVTDEIMYAILVLSGQEYVDQYAVDAKAEARTKALAEHAG
- a CDS encoding glycerophosphodiester phosphodiesterase — encoded protein: MNFLTIGHRGVMGVEPENTLRSFVAAQAAGLDIIELDLHLSKDGALVVMHDADVGRTTDGRGAIADKTLAELRDLDAGKGERIPVFEEVLDAVKAPLQAEIKDVAAARALADVMHARDLTGRVEVLSFHDEAIAEIARLVPGVRTALVASRYGTDVVERATAVGATTLVLNIRRLTLEIVEHARKADLRIIGWVVNTQDDLRLVRALQLDGATTDYPEIKRTGRFTA
- a CDS encoding VOC family protein; amino-acid sequence: MVHVLSSRILLAPTDIERSRAFYGRDLGLAVYREFSTGSGRGTVYFLGGGFLELSGRSDAPPSPAVRLWLQVADVAAAHEELSARGVEVLRPPVREPWGLIEMWIADPDGTRIAVVEIPEDHPLRYRP
- a CDS encoding GNAT family N-acetyltransferase — protein: MHTAPRHRTHGDPTFRDATADDVDALVALIESAYRGDDSRAGWTTEADILEGQRTDPEGVVAVIEKPGSKLLAVELDGRVVACCQLEHRGEHAYFGMFAVSPALQGAGLGKVIMAEAERIAREAWGAREMHMTVISVRDELIAWYERRGYRRTGKMSPFPYGDERFGIPQRDDLQFELLVKEIG
- a CDS encoding M56 family metallopeptidase, with amino-acid sequence MMVPVALLLLAALTAVVAPRLLARADWVEREPVVALWAWQCVVAGVLLCCALSMTFSAASAWQAVRGHLFAPAPRGVVEAYALGATPWAAVTAVALACGGVWTAAMLTREIARARARRAKRRAELVVRAPLLPGEEPGADRLVVLEGERPDAWWLPGAAPQLVITTAALRRLKGRQLDAVLAHEQGHAQARHDWLLHCSGALAAGFPQVPVFAAFRDEMHRLVELAADDVASRRFGRLTIALALVELNEERGVFGPCPTPQAHVPQRVHRLLSARPRLTAGRRLRLTAAAALVPVVPLLVAFVPALRALG